From Tiliqua scincoides isolate rTilSci1 chromosome 2, rTilSci1.hap2, whole genome shotgun sequence, the proteins below share one genomic window:
- the FAXDC2 gene encoding fatty acid hydroxylase domain-containing protein 2 isoform X3 gives MSIKMKEDTKCSAPGNHQKQAWKLWDSLKTTAFILGPALLVFLAFRNSITWHLQKFWGASGFFWQTQWENLHYMLGGNDLVIYILGTTIIPSIVFWGFNGILMVADVTGKPTFITRYRIQLGKNDPVDRDKLHSAIRTVLFNSYIINVAVAMLFWPIVKWRGEPCSLQLPTFHWLLVELSIFTVVEEILFYYSHRLVHHPLLYKHIHKKHHEWTAPVGVVSLYAHPVEHVLSNLLPVLMGPVLLKSHITSTSVWLCLALLVTTISHCGYHLPFLPSPEFHDFHHVKFNQCYGVLGILDRLHGTDTVFRQSKAYERHFVLLGLTPLTESIPDSPKKSE, from the exons GCATGGAAGCTTTGGGACTCTCTGAAGACAACTGCTTTTATCCTGGGTCCTGCCCTGCTTGTATTCCTTGCTTTCAGAAACTCAATCACATG GCATCTGCAGAAATTCTGGGGAGCCTCTGGCTTCTTCTGGCAGACTCAGTGGGAGAATTTGCACTACATGTTAGGAGGAAATGACTTGGTGATTTACATATTAG GCACTACCATAATCCCTAGCATCGTTTTCTGGGGCTTCAATGGAATTTTGATGGTGGCAGATGTGACTGGGAAGCCAACCTTCATTACGCGCTACCGAATTCAGTTGGGAAAAAATGACCCT GTTGACAGAGACAAATTGCACAGTGCTATCCGCACAGTTCTGTTCAACAGCTACATTATCAATGTGGCAGTGGCGATGCTCTTTTGGCCTATCGTGAAATGGAGGGGTGAGCCATGTAGTTTGCAGCTACCCACTTTCCACTGGCTTCTTGTCGAGCTGTCCATCTTTACAGTGGTGGAGGAAATCCTCTTCTATTATTCTCACCG GCTTGTTCATCATCCTCTCCTTTATAAACATATACACAAAAAACATCATGAATGGACTGCACCTGTTGGCGTAGTCAGCCTCTATGCTCATCCAGTAGAGCATGTG CTTTCCAACCTGCTGCCTGTATTGATGGGCCCAGTCCTCCTGAAATCTCACATTACTTCAACCTCAGTATGGCTATGTCTTGCCCTTCTGGTTACCACAATCTCACACTGTGGCTACCATTTACCTTTCCTGCCTTCACCAGAGTTCCACGATTTCCATCATGTCAA ATTCAATCAGTGTTACGGGGTCTTGGGGATACTGGACCGCCTGCATGGAACAGACACAGTATTTAGGCAGTCAAAAGCCTACGAGCGACACTTTGTCCTGCTGGGACTTACACCCCTTACAGAAAGCATCCCTGACTCTCCAAAGAAATCTGAATGA
- the FAXDC2 gene encoding fatty acid hydroxylase domain-containing protein 2 isoform X1 codes for MSIKMKEDTKCSAPGNHQKQHCHLVLILLPRQQPDMQKSGKAFLTAFICSISVLLATLKRHRTTLSKYPSWNCYSNCYSNCSAWKLWDSLKTTAFILGPALLVFLAFRNSITWHLQKFWGASGFFWQTQWENLHYMLGGNDLVIYILGTTIIPSIVFWGFNGILMVADVTGKPTFITRYRIQLGKNDPVDRDKLHSAIRTVLFNSYIINVAVAMLFWPIVKWRGEPCSLQLPTFHWLLVELSIFTVVEEILFYYSHRLVHHPLLYKHIHKKHHEWTAPVGVVSLYAHPVEHVLSNLLPVLMGPVLLKSHITSTSVWLCLALLVTTISHCGYHLPFLPSPEFHDFHHVKFNQCYGVLGILDRLHGTDTVFRQSKAYERHFVLLGLTPLTESIPDSPKKSE; via the exons CATTGCCACCTTGTACTGATTTTGCTACCAAGACAGCAGCCTGATATGCAGAAATCTGGCAAAGCTTTTCTTACTGCTTTCATCTGCTCTATTTCGGTGCTTCTGGCTACTCTTAAAAGACACAGGACTACGCTCAGTAAGTATCCCTCTTGGAACTGCTACTCCAACTGCTACTCCAACTGCTCA GCATGGAAGCTTTGGGACTCTCTGAAGACAACTGCTTTTATCCTGGGTCCTGCCCTGCTTGTATTCCTTGCTTTCAGAAACTCAATCACATG GCATCTGCAGAAATTCTGGGGAGCCTCTGGCTTCTTCTGGCAGACTCAGTGGGAGAATTTGCACTACATGTTAGGAGGAAATGACTTGGTGATTTACATATTAG GCACTACCATAATCCCTAGCATCGTTTTCTGGGGCTTCAATGGAATTTTGATGGTGGCAGATGTGACTGGGAAGCCAACCTTCATTACGCGCTACCGAATTCAGTTGGGAAAAAATGACCCT GTTGACAGAGACAAATTGCACAGTGCTATCCGCACAGTTCTGTTCAACAGCTACATTATCAATGTGGCAGTGGCGATGCTCTTTTGGCCTATCGTGAAATGGAGGGGTGAGCCATGTAGTTTGCAGCTACCCACTTTCCACTGGCTTCTTGTCGAGCTGTCCATCTTTACAGTGGTGGAGGAAATCCTCTTCTATTATTCTCACCG GCTTGTTCATCATCCTCTCCTTTATAAACATATACACAAAAAACATCATGAATGGACTGCACCTGTTGGCGTAGTCAGCCTCTATGCTCATCCAGTAGAGCATGTG CTTTCCAACCTGCTGCCTGTATTGATGGGCCCAGTCCTCCTGAAATCTCACATTACTTCAACCTCAGTATGGCTATGTCTTGCCCTTCTGGTTACCACAATCTCACACTGTGGCTACCATTTACCTTTCCTGCCTTCACCAGAGTTCCACGATTTCCATCATGTCAA ATTCAATCAGTGTTACGGGGTCTTGGGGATACTGGACCGCCTGCATGGAACAGACACAGTATTTAGGCAGTCAAAAGCCTACGAGCGACACTTTGTCCTGCTGGGACTTACACCCCTTACAGAAAGCATCCCTGACTCTCCAAAGAAATCTGAATGA
- the FAXDC2 gene encoding fatty acid hydroxylase domain-containing protein 2 isoform X2 — translation MQMMKEDTKCSAPGNHQKQHCHLVLILLPRQQPDMQKSGKAFLTAFICSISVLLATLKRHRTTLSKYPSWNCYSNCYSNCSAWKLWDSLKTTAFILGPALLVFLAFRNSITWHLQKFWGASGFFWQTQWENLHYMLGGNDLVIYILGTTIIPSIVFWGFNGILMVADVTGKPTFITRYRIQLGKNDPVDRDKLHSAIRTVLFNSYIINVAVAMLFWPIVKWRGEPCSLQLPTFHWLLVELSIFTVVEEILFYYSHRLVHHPLLYKHIHKKHHEWTAPVGVVSLYAHPVEHVLSNLLPVLMGPVLLKSHITSTSVWLCLALLVTTISHCGYHLPFLPSPEFHDFHHVKFNQCYGVLGILDRLHGTDTVFRQSKAYERHFVLLGLTPLTESIPDSPKKSE, via the exons CATTGCCACCTTGTACTGATTTTGCTACCAAGACAGCAGCCTGATATGCAGAAATCTGGCAAAGCTTTTCTTACTGCTTTCATCTGCTCTATTTCGGTGCTTCTGGCTACTCTTAAAAGACACAGGACTACGCTCAGTAAGTATCCCTCTTGGAACTGCTACTCCAACTGCTACTCCAACTGCTCA GCATGGAAGCTTTGGGACTCTCTGAAGACAACTGCTTTTATCCTGGGTCCTGCCCTGCTTGTATTCCTTGCTTTCAGAAACTCAATCACATG GCATCTGCAGAAATTCTGGGGAGCCTCTGGCTTCTTCTGGCAGACTCAGTGGGAGAATTTGCACTACATGTTAGGAGGAAATGACTTGGTGATTTACATATTAG GCACTACCATAATCCCTAGCATCGTTTTCTGGGGCTTCAATGGAATTTTGATGGTGGCAGATGTGACTGGGAAGCCAACCTTCATTACGCGCTACCGAATTCAGTTGGGAAAAAATGACCCT GTTGACAGAGACAAATTGCACAGTGCTATCCGCACAGTTCTGTTCAACAGCTACATTATCAATGTGGCAGTGGCGATGCTCTTTTGGCCTATCGTGAAATGGAGGGGTGAGCCATGTAGTTTGCAGCTACCCACTTTCCACTGGCTTCTTGTCGAGCTGTCCATCTTTACAGTGGTGGAGGAAATCCTCTTCTATTATTCTCACCG GCTTGTTCATCATCCTCTCCTTTATAAACATATACACAAAAAACATCATGAATGGACTGCACCTGTTGGCGTAGTCAGCCTCTATGCTCATCCAGTAGAGCATGTG CTTTCCAACCTGCTGCCTGTATTGATGGGCCCAGTCCTCCTGAAATCTCACATTACTTCAACCTCAGTATGGCTATGTCTTGCCCTTCTGGTTACCACAATCTCACACTGTGGCTACCATTTACCTTTCCTGCCTTCACCAGAGTTCCACGATTTCCATCATGTCAA ATTCAATCAGTGTTACGGGGTCTTGGGGATACTGGACCGCCTGCATGGAACAGACACAGTATTTAGGCAGTCAAAAGCCTACGAGCGACACTTTGTCCTGCTGGGACTTACACCCCTTACAGAAAGCATCCCTGACTCTCCAAAGAAATCTGAATGA
- the FAXDC2 gene encoding fatty acid hydroxylase domain-containing protein 2 isoform X4, with amino-acid sequence MAWKLWDSLKTTAFILGPALLVFLAFRNSITWHLQKFWGASGFFWQTQWENLHYMLGGNDLVIYILGTTIIPSIVFWGFNGILMVADVTGKPTFITRYRIQLGKNDPVDRDKLHSAIRTVLFNSYIINVAVAMLFWPIVKWRGEPCSLQLPTFHWLLVELSIFTVVEEILFYYSHRLVHHPLLYKHIHKKHHEWTAPVGVVSLYAHPVEHVLSNLLPVLMGPVLLKSHITSTSVWLCLALLVTTISHCGYHLPFLPSPEFHDFHHVKFNQCYGVLGILDRLHGTDTVFRQSKAYERHFVLLGLTPLTESIPDSPKKSE; translated from the exons ATG GCATGGAAGCTTTGGGACTCTCTGAAGACAACTGCTTTTATCCTGGGTCCTGCCCTGCTTGTATTCCTTGCTTTCAGAAACTCAATCACATG GCATCTGCAGAAATTCTGGGGAGCCTCTGGCTTCTTCTGGCAGACTCAGTGGGAGAATTTGCACTACATGTTAGGAGGAAATGACTTGGTGATTTACATATTAG GCACTACCATAATCCCTAGCATCGTTTTCTGGGGCTTCAATGGAATTTTGATGGTGGCAGATGTGACTGGGAAGCCAACCTTCATTACGCGCTACCGAATTCAGTTGGGAAAAAATGACCCT GTTGACAGAGACAAATTGCACAGTGCTATCCGCACAGTTCTGTTCAACAGCTACATTATCAATGTGGCAGTGGCGATGCTCTTTTGGCCTATCGTGAAATGGAGGGGTGAGCCATGTAGTTTGCAGCTACCCACTTTCCACTGGCTTCTTGTCGAGCTGTCCATCTTTACAGTGGTGGAGGAAATCCTCTTCTATTATTCTCACCG GCTTGTTCATCATCCTCTCCTTTATAAACATATACACAAAAAACATCATGAATGGACTGCACCTGTTGGCGTAGTCAGCCTCTATGCTCATCCAGTAGAGCATGTG CTTTCCAACCTGCTGCCTGTATTGATGGGCCCAGTCCTCCTGAAATCTCACATTACTTCAACCTCAGTATGGCTATGTCTTGCCCTTCTGGTTACCACAATCTCACACTGTGGCTACCATTTACCTTTCCTGCCTTCACCAGAGTTCCACGATTTCCATCATGTCAA ATTCAATCAGTGTTACGGGGTCTTGGGGATACTGGACCGCCTGCATGGAACAGACACAGTATTTAGGCAGTCAAAAGCCTACGAGCGACACTTTGTCCTGCTGGGACTTACACCCCTTACAGAAAGCATCCCTGACTCTCCAAAGAAATCTGAATGA